The nucleotide window TTAGTTGTTCGTTCACGATTATCAGGCGGTATACCGAATATTCCGACCTCCAGTCCCTGGTCAATCGGTGTTGCCGCTCCCCCTCCTTACGCTGTTTCTGGAGTCCTTTTTTTACCCTATTTGACTGCGCAGCTCCTTATCAGGCAATGCAGCATCACTGCTTTTACCGTTTTCGGCTGTGTGACTTACTTTCGGGAAATACAACTGCTAATAAGTTTTTCTAAGATCATGCATTAATCTATAAAAAGCTCTTTATATACAAAACGAAATAGAAGGGGAGACCCCTTCTATTTCTTAGTACCATATTACAATTTCGCTTGTCCAGCGAGAGAATTTCGTTTGATGAGTTAATTATTCAATCGCAAAGATGAAAGCGTATAATGGCTGTTCTCCATTATGGACTTCAACTTCGACATCGCCGTAATTGCTTTCAACAAACTCGACGATTGAATCAACCTCTTCATCTGAAGCGTCTTCACCTTTGAGGATCGTCAGGATTTCAGAGTCTTCATCAAGCATCTGATCCAATAGATCCTTGGCAGCCTTGACTTTATCCTGATCCTTCAAGATGATCTTCCCATCGGCAAGACCCATGAAATCACCTGTTGAAATTTCAAGACCGTCAATGCTTGTATCACGGACAGCATAGGTTAGCTGGCCCGTTTTCACATGCTGCATGGCATCAGTCATTGATTCTTTGTTGTCACCAGCTTCAGCTGATGGGTTAAAGGATAGTAACGCTGTCATTCCCTGAGGAACAGTCTTAGAAGGAATAACTACCACTTCTTCCTCCGCCACCTCAGCAGCCTGCTCAGCAGCCATGATAATGTTTTTGTTGTTCGGCAGGATGATTACCTTGCGCGCATTAACTTCTTTGATTGCCGAAATGATATCCTCTGTACTTGGATTCATTGTCTGGCCGCCTTCGATCACCGCATTGGCACCAATGCTGCGGAAAAGCTCTGCAATTCCGGACCCCATTGAGACAGCAACGATTCCGTATTCCCGCTTTTCTTTCTTTGGCTCACTTGCCTGTGTTCGAAGAGGGGTAGTAGATTCACCGACAATATCAGTATGTTGCTGGCGCATATTTTCAATTTTCATATTAATGAGGTTTCCGTACCTTTGTCCGTATGTCAAAACCTCTCCAGGCTGTTCTGAGTGGATATGTACCTTTACAACCTCTTCATCTGAAATAACGAGAAGAGAATCCCCATATTTGCTCAAGTCCTGGCGGAAATTTTCCTCAGAAAACGCTTCTTTCCCTTCAAGCCTAACCATGAATTCAGTACAATAGCCGAATTCGATATCCTCAGTATTCATGTGGCTCTGGACGCTCTTATGATGTTCAGCGCTGACAAGCTCATTCATGTTCGGCATGGCCGTTGGAGAATCTGGAAGCTTTTCGCCCTTTAATTCTGCAAGGAAGCCTTCATAAACAAATACAAGACCCTGTCCGCCACTATCGACTACTCCTACTTCCTTCAGGACAGGCAGCAAGTCAGGTGTGCGGTTTAATGACGCCTTCGCTTCTTTCAGCACTTCTTCCATTAAACCAATAAGGCTTTCATGGTTATTGGCAACAGCTACAGCATGCTTGGCAGCATCCTTGGCTACTGTTAAAATCGTGCCTTCCACAGGTTTCATGACAGCCTTATACGCTGTTTCAACACCGGCATTCAACGCAGCGGCAAACTCTACAGAGTTCACAGTTGGCTTATTTTCGATTGCTTTTGCAAAACCGCGGAATAATTGGGAAAGGATAACACCTGAGTTTCCTCTTGCTCCCATAAGCAGGCCCTTAGCAAGCGCGGAACCCACCTTCCCGATATGCTCTTGTACATTGTTCTTTACTTCCTTGGCACCGGAAGTCATGGATAAATTCATATTTGTTCCTGTATCACCATCAGGAACAGGGAAGACGTTCAGCGCGTCGACATATTTGGCATTGGCCGCCAAATGGTTGGCGCCCTGGATGATCATCTCCGCAAAACGTTTTCCGTCTAGAACATTAATAGACACAAATCTTTCCTCCTCTTACGGGTTCGTTACACGAACTCCCCTGAACGTAAATATTGACCGAGTCAACAGCCAGCCCTACAGTTTTATCAAGGGTGTATTTAACCTTTGACTGGACATTGTGGGCAACCTCGGAAATTTTCGTCCCATAGCTCACAATGATATACATATCGATATGTACTTCTTCGTTTTCCTGGCGAACGATAACTCCGCGAGTGAAATTCTCCCTGCGCAAAATATCTGTCAATCCGTCCTTGATCTGATTCTTTGAAGCCATCCCGACAATACCATAACAATCGACTGCTGCGCCGCCCGCAATCGTTGCAATGACGTCATTTGATATATCAATTTGTCCGTACTTCGTTTTTAGCTCGATGGACATGATTCGTTCCCCCTTTGGAAAAATAGCGTAATGCTACAGTTATTTTACTATAAACCAATCAATTTTTAAAGTTATTCTGCCATTCCCTTTATTATTCAGCAAGAATCTCAACTATATGTCAAGGTTTTTTTCTTTATAGCTTTCACCAGAACTATTGCAAATGAGAAATTTCTATGATAAATTATTAAAGTATGTCAGAGAAAAGGTTATCCTGTTAAATCGCAGTTCTGACGATATGCAAATAATTGCAGCAAAAAATAGTTTCAGCTTTTGTCAGTTAGGAGGGAAATCATATGCCACGTAAATGTGTAGTAACTGGTAAATCAACTCGTTCTGGAAACGCACGCTCTCACGCAATGAACGCTAACAAGCGTACATGGGGTGCTAACCTTCAAAAAGTACGTATTCTTGTAGACGGTAAGCCTAAGCGTGTTTGGGTATCTACAAGAGCTCTAAGATCAGGTAAAGTTGAACGCGTATAATTAAAAAAAAGTTGCAGACCTTCTGCCTGGCTCCAGTGGCCGGCAGGAAACTGCACGGCATCCTTGAGGGTGCCTTTTTTATTGTTTAAGAAATTATAAAAATGTAACTACGTGTAGTCTTCCTAATCCAGCTTAGCGCCTAGCCCCTCGAGTCGCTTGTCCTGCTGCGGCTCCTAACTCCTCGAGACGTTTCGGTCCGGCCCAATGAAGTCAGAGAACGACTTCACTGGTCGGCCCTCCAGCGCTTGTCGGGGCTGAACGAGGCGCTTGCGCTTTTTGTTCTTTTCTGCCCTGTTTTATTTCATCCTCATGCTCATTCTCCCCAATTGACTGCAAAATAATAGCACCCCGTTCCCAGGGTGCCAAAGAGTGTTGATATACTTTCCTTCTTTGCTTATTCTTTGTTATCGGTTCTAATCCTTTTTAAATGCACCTAACATTGCCCGTACGAGGCCACCTAAAAACTTAGGCAGTTTGATTGTATAGAATCTCATACCGTCCCTCCTCACCATCTCTCGCAAACCAGTCTTCTTTCTGCATCCGTATAGTATATTCGCGGGTATGCAAAAATTGCTCCTTACAAGTGAATCCGTGAATTCAATTTCATGAGCAGAGCTCTGTAAGAAGACCTTCAATCCTTGCTCCTTACAACTAATAATATGCCTTCAGAAAATGAAAAAGTACCATGACCTCTAATAAGTTCATTACTAATACATAGTGTCGACCCCATCGGAATATGACAGTCATTTAATGGGTATTTAAAATTTTCCAGCGTCATGCCAGAGACTGCTGGTGTTACAGGGAGGAAGGAAACATATTTAAAATCATCCTGCTTGGTGACGGTATAGGTACCTGGATTCTTGACATATAATATGTTTTTTTCATCAATAATCTCTATGTGGATTTCAGAACCCTGCTGGAGTGGCTTGACCAGGAGCTGGATATTAGCCATTAAATGGTCAAGTCTTCCTCCGGTTGCGCCAAAGATCTTTATGGATTCTGGCTTTTGTTCAAGAGCCCAATTTAAAGCTAGTTCCATATCTGTCTCATCTTTTTCAGGCTTGAATTTTTTCAGATCGGTTACGACTGCTTCTATCTCTGCCATCTCAGCTGCTGAAACTGAATCAAAGTCTCCAAAAGCTGCCGTCGGTTTGACGCCTGCTTTCAACAGAAAATATACTCCTCTATCAATTCCAATCCAGATTACATTACTTCCATCATACGAGGTGAAATCGGGTATCAGGTTTGGTGGTCCTCCTGCTACTAAGTTTATTTTCATGAAGACAATCTCCTTTTAAAATCCAATTCAAATGAACAATATGCTAAATAAAGCCAGCCGAAGTTACGGCTGGCTTTATTTTATGGTCTTAAGCTTGCGATTGCAGCTTCTCTGTCTTCCTTATTAAAGACTGCTGAACCAGCTACAAGCACATTTGCTCCTGCTTGAATACAT belongs to Mesobacillus subterraneus and includes:
- a CDS encoding DAK2 domain-containing protein, which translates into the protein MSINVLDGKRFAEMIIQGANHLAANAKYVDALNVFPVPDGDTGTNMNLSMTSGAKEVKNNVQEHIGKVGSALAKGLLMGARGNSGVILSQLFRGFAKAIENKPTVNSVEFAAALNAGVETAYKAVMKPVEGTILTVAKDAAKHAVAVANNHESLIGLMEEVLKEAKASLNRTPDLLPVLKEVGVVDSGGQGLVFVYEGFLAELKGEKLPDSPTAMPNMNELVSAEHHKSVQSHMNTEDIEFGYCTEFMVRLEGKEAFSEENFRQDLSKYGDSLLVISDEEVVKVHIHSEQPGEVLTYGQRYGNLINMKIENMRQQHTDIVGESTTPLRTQASEPKKEKREYGIVAVSMGSGIAELFRSIGANAVIEGGQTMNPSTEDIISAIKEVNARKVIILPNNKNIIMAAEQAAEVAEEEVVVIPSKTVPQGMTALLSFNPSAEAGDNKESMTDAMQHVKTGQLTYAVRDTSIDGLEISTGDFMGLADGKIILKDQDKVKAAKDLLDQMLDEDSEILTILKGEDASDEEVDSIVEFVESNYGDVEVEVHNGEQPLYAFIFAIE
- the rpmB gene encoding 50S ribosomal protein L28 yields the protein MPRKCVVTGKSTRSGNARSHAMNANKRTWGANLQKVRILVDGKPKRVWVSTRALRSGKVERV
- the spoVM gene encoding stage V sporulation protein SpoVM → MRFYTIKLPKFLGGLVRAMLGAFKKD
- a CDS encoding thiamine diphosphokinase; the protein is MKINLVAGGPPNLIPDFTSYDGSNVIWIGIDRGVYFLLKAGVKPTAAFGDFDSVSAAEMAEIEAVVTDLKKFKPEKDETDMELALNWALEQKPESIKIFGATGGRLDHLMANIQLLVKPLQQGSEIHIEIIDEKNILYVKNPGTYTVTKQDDFKYVSFLPVTPAVSGMTLENFKYPLNDCHIPMGSTLCISNELIRGHGTFSFSEGILLVVRSKD